Proteins encoded within one genomic window of Acidovorax sp. 107:
- a CDS encoding tripartite tricarboxylate transporter substrate binding protein has product MIESRIQRRDVLLGAAAAGLGLASGSSWADSNWPTKPVTVVVPFPAGGGTDAFARPLAAQFSKSTGKTLVIDNRGGAGGTLGASIASKAAPDGYTLFMGAVHHAIAPSMYPKLDYDIEKDFIPLALLANVPQVVVVNPKTPSANFKQFLDYVKRNPAKLNYGSAGAGTSHHLAGELFKQQTGTFITHIPYRGAGPALQDLIGGNVDMMFDGLGSSANHIKSGRIKALMVSGPKRNPAFPDVPCASEVGLPDYTVTTWYGLWAPKGTPADVQARIVDEIKRLGTAEELKAVWASNGADYGGMTQQQFGAFVSSEVKRWAAVVKASGAKLD; this is encoded by the coding sequence ATGATTGAATCGCGAATCCAACGCCGGGATGTCTTGCTCGGCGCAGCGGCTGCAGGTTTGGGCCTGGCCAGCGGCAGCAGCTGGGCCGACAGCAACTGGCCGACCAAGCCGGTGACGGTGGTGGTGCCTTTTCCCGCCGGTGGCGGTACCGATGCCTTTGCCCGGCCGCTGGCCGCGCAGTTTTCCAAAAGCACAGGCAAGACGCTGGTGATCGACAACCGGGGGGGCGCCGGTGGCACGCTGGGCGCCAGCATTGCCTCCAAGGCTGCTCCCGACGGCTACACCTTGTTCATGGGGGCGGTGCACCACGCCATTGCCCCGTCGATGTACCCCAAGCTCGACTACGACATCGAAAAAGACTTTATCCCGCTGGCGCTGCTGGCCAATGTGCCGCAGGTGGTGGTGGTCAACCCCAAGACGCCGTCTGCCAACTTCAAGCAGTTTCTGGACTATGTCAAGCGCAACCCTGCCAAGCTCAACTACGGCTCGGCCGGGGCCGGCACCTCGCACCACCTGGCGGGCGAGCTGTTCAAGCAGCAGACGGGCACCTTCATTACTCACATCCCGTACCGGGGCGCAGGCCCGGCGCTGCAGGACCTGATTGGCGGCAACGTGGACATGATGTTCGACGGCCTGGGGTCCTCCGCCAACCACATCAAGAGCGGCCGCATCAAGGCGCTGATGGTGTCCGGCCCCAAGCGCAACCCTGCCTTCCCCGACGTGCCCTGCGCCTCCGAAGTGGGCCTGCCCGACTACACCGTGACCACCTGGTACGGCCTGTGGGCGCCCAAAGGCACACCGGCTGATGTGCAGGCCCGCATCGTGGACGAAATCAAGCGCCTGGGCACGGCCGAAGAGCTCAAGGCCGTGTGGGCCAGCAACGGCGCGGACTACGGTGGCATGACGCAACAGCAGTTCGGCGCGTTTGTGAGTAGCGAGGTCAAGCGCTGGGCGGCCGTGGTGAAGGCGTCTGGCGCCAAATTGGACTAA
- a CDS encoding enoyl-CoA hydratase/isomerase family protein produces the protein MSGEVLMNAGEGGVVHVTLRHTGRLNAMSRPMWRQLRAVFEDVQRRSDARCVLIAGEGGAFCAGGDISEYPGFRFDAAALRDFHENDVWGGLNAMLQCDVPIVAQINGACMGAGVEIASCCDIRVAGSGARFGAPIAKLGFPMAPREAQLVAGAVGDVTARQMLLEAATFSAPDMLARGFLSRVVADDMVATEALGSAQRIAALAPQAARMNKQTFRALKAPVVLQNHAQSAIEKIVNGPADPYAYAASAEHREGIAAFLDKRAPVF, from the coding sequence ATGTCTGGTGAAGTGTTGATGAATGCCGGTGAGGGTGGAGTGGTGCATGTCACTCTGCGCCACACCGGGCGGCTGAACGCCATGTCGCGGCCCATGTGGCGGCAGTTGCGCGCGGTGTTTGAAGACGTGCAGCGCCGCTCTGATGCGCGCTGCGTGCTCATCGCGGGCGAGGGCGGGGCGTTTTGTGCGGGCGGAGACATTTCAGAGTACCCCGGCTTCCGTTTTGACGCGGCAGCCCTGCGCGACTTTCATGAAAACGACGTGTGGGGCGGGCTGAACGCCATGCTCCAGTGCGACGTGCCCATCGTGGCCCAGATCAACGGTGCCTGCATGGGCGCCGGCGTGGAGATTGCCAGCTGCTGCGACATCCGCGTGGCGGGCAGTGGCGCGCGCTTTGGCGCGCCGATTGCCAAGCTGGGTTTTCCGATGGCTCCGCGCGAGGCGCAACTGGTGGCCGGTGCGGTGGGTGACGTGACCGCACGCCAGATGCTGCTGGAGGCCGCCACCTTCAGCGCCCCCGACATGCTGGCCCGTGGCTTTCTGAGCCGCGTGGTGGCCGATGACATGGTGGCCACCGAAGCCCTGGGCAGTGCCCAGCGCATCGCCGCACTGGCGCCCCAGGCCGCCCGCATGAACAAACAGACGTTTCGAGCATTAAAAGCGCCTGTGGTGCTACAGAATCATGCCCAGTCTGCTATCGAAAAAATAGTAAATGGCCCTGCCGATCCCTATGCCTACGCCGCCAGTGCCGAGCACCGCGAAGGGATCGCTGCCTTTCTGGACAAGCGCGCGCCGGTGTTCTGA
- a CDS encoding malonyl-CoA synthase produces the protein MSQHNLFSALRAAFPSDLDSTAVETTAADGTPLYYTWRDLDRASARIANLLASLKLPEGSRVAVQVEKSVEAMALYLATLRAGYVFLPLNTAYQSAEIEYFIGNAEPAVVVCSPGNFGWVSKIAFTLGTQHVFTLGDDRTGSLLDRAAHHGDEHQAVARSADDLAAILYTSGTTGRSKGAMLTHGNMLSNAVMLKDYWGWKKGDVLIHALPIFHVHGLFVAIHGALINGSKMIWMAKFDPKAVIAAMPRATVFMGVPTLYVRMLAEAGLNKDAVKNMRLFIAGSAPLLIETFKEWQQRTGHTILERYGMSETIMLTSNPYSADKRYQGQDERRGGTVGFPLPGVSLRVQGDDGKDLPVGEIGGIQVKGPNVFKGYWRMPEKTAEEFTKDGYFKTGDVGKVDERGYVHIVGRSKDLIISGGYNVYPAEIEGYINDMPSVAESALVGVPHPDFGEVGVAVVIAKPGASLDADAIVAQLKSQLANFKIPKKCFVVAELPRNTMGKVQKNLLRDQYKGLFA, from the coding sequence ATGAGCCAACACAACCTCTTCAGCGCCCTGCGCGCCGCGTTCCCGTCTGACCTGGACAGCACTGCCGTCGAGACCACAGCGGCCGACGGCACCCCGCTGTACTACACCTGGCGCGACCTGGACCGCGCCAGCGCCCGCATCGCCAACCTGCTCGCATCGCTCAAGCTGCCTGAGGGCAGCCGCGTGGCCGTGCAGGTCGAAAAATCGGTCGAAGCGATGGCGCTGTACCTGGCCACGCTTCGTGCGGGCTACGTGTTCCTGCCGCTCAACACCGCCTACCAAAGCGCCGAGATCGAGTACTTCATCGGCAACGCCGAGCCTGCCGTCGTGGTGTGCTCGCCCGGTAACTTTGGCTGGGTCAGCAAGATCGCCTTCACCCTGGGCACGCAGCATGTGTTCACCCTGGGTGACGACCGCACCGGCAGCCTGCTCGATCGCGCTGCCCACCACGGTGACGAGCACCAGGCCGTGGCCCGCAGCGCCGACGACCTGGCCGCCATCCTCTACACCAGCGGCACCACCGGCCGCAGCAAGGGCGCCATGCTCACGCACGGCAACATGCTCAGCAACGCGGTCATGCTCAAGGACTACTGGGGCTGGAAGAAGGGCGATGTGCTCATCCACGCGCTGCCCATCTTCCATGTGCACGGCCTGTTCGTGGCCATCCACGGCGCGCTCATCAACGGCAGCAAGATGATCTGGATGGCCAAGTTCGACCCCAAGGCCGTCATCGCCGCCATGCCCCGTGCCACCGTGTTCATGGGCGTGCCCACGCTGTATGTGCGCATGCTGGCCGAGGCCGGTTTGAATAAGGATGCCGTGAAGAACATGCGCCTGTTCATCGCAGGCTCCGCACCGCTGCTCATCGAAACCTTCAAGGAATGGCAGCAACGCACCGGCCACACCATTCTGGAGCGCTACGGCATGAGCGAAACCATCATGCTCACCAGCAACCCCTACAGCGCAGATAAGCGCTACCAAGGCCAGGATGAACGCCGTGGCGGCACCGTGGGCTTCCCCCTACCGGGCGTGAGCCTGCGCGTGCAGGGCGACGACGGCAAAGACCTGCCCGTGGGCGAGATCGGCGGCATCCAGGTCAAGGGCCCCAATGTGTTCAAAGGCTACTGGCGCATGCCCGAGAAGACGGCGGAAGAGTTCACGAAGGACGGTTACTTCAAGACCGGCGACGTGGGCAAGGTGGACGAGCGTGGTTATGTGCACATCGTGGGCCGCAGCAAAGACCTGATCATCAGCGGCGGCTACAACGTCTACCCCGCAGAGATCGAGGGCTACATCAACGACATGCCCAGCGTGGCCGAAAGCGCCCTGGTCGGCGTGCCCCACCCCGACTTTGGCGAAGTGGGCGTGGCCGTGGTCATTGCCAAGCCCGGCGCCAGCCTGGACGCTGATGCCATCGTGGCCCAGCTCAAGTCGCAGCTTGCCAACTTCAAGATTCCGAAGAAGTGTTTTGTGGTGGCGGAGCTGCCGCGCAACACCATGGGCAAGGTGCAGAAAAATCTGCTGCGGGATCAGTACAAGGGGTTGTTTGCCTGA
- a CDS encoding LysR substrate-binding domain-containing protein translates to MRRLCPTISELNAFHSAAKHQAFTMAARELCVTQSAISRHIAALEDYLGQKLFIRKATGLELTEAGATYLNATRPAMAALESATAQLMSYGGDGGSLNLSVPPTFAAQWLFPRLGHFKRTLPQVSLNFVRYQHAHDFATPHEFDAAIQYGYGNWPSANARYLIGKETSIVCSPQLQSALPLRTPQDLMRATLLQHIEVPLAWQDWMEAHGLDTSASRFGPGFNLYSLIIRAAVSGFGVGIVPTCLVEDELAAGTLVEPLKDRFDSPLGYYLCAPTARTNLSVYRLVAGWLEHCCNHAEGAAAPAATPCIFCSPQVSAAAGQTAG, encoded by the coding sequence ATGCGCCGCCTCTGCCCCACTATTTCAGAGCTGAACGCCTTTCACTCCGCCGCCAAGCACCAGGCCTTCACCATGGCTGCGCGCGAGTTATGCGTGACGCAAAGCGCCATCAGCCGCCACATTGCCGCGTTGGAGGACTACCTGGGCCAGAAGCTGTTCATCCGCAAGGCCACGGGGCTGGAGCTGACCGAGGCGGGCGCCACCTACCTCAACGCTACCCGCCCCGCCATGGCCGCACTGGAATCGGCCACAGCGCAACTCATGTCGTACGGGGGCGACGGCGGCTCGCTCAACCTGTCGGTGCCGCCCACGTTCGCGGCGCAGTGGCTCTTCCCGCGCCTGGGGCACTTCAAGCGCACGCTGCCGCAGGTGTCGCTGAACTTCGTGCGCTACCAGCACGCGCACGACTTTGCGACGCCGCACGAGTTCGACGCGGCCATCCAGTACGGCTACGGCAACTGGCCCAGCGCCAATGCCCGCTACCTGATTGGCAAAGAAACCAGCATCGTCTGCAGCCCCCAACTGCAATCCGCCCTGCCCCTGCGCACCCCACAAGACCTGATGCGTGCCACGCTGCTGCAGCACATCGAAGTACCCCTGGCCTGGCAAGACTGGATGGAAGCCCACGGCCTGGACACCAGCGCCAGCCGGTTCGGTCCGGGCTTCAATCTGTACTCGCTGATCATCCGAGCCGCCGTCTCAGGCTTTGGCGTAGGCATCGTGCCCACCTGCCTGGTGGAGGACGAACTGGCGGCGGGCACCCTGGTGGAGCCCCTGAAAGACCGCTTTGACAGCCCGCTGGGCTACTACCTGTGCGCACCCACGGCACGCACCAATCTGTCGGTGTACCGGCTGGTGGCCGGGTGGCTGGAGCACTGCTGCAACCATGCCGAGGGCGCCGCAGCGCCAGCCGCAACTCCCTGCATTTTCTGCAGCCCACAGGTCTCAGCGGCGGCGGGTCAGACGGCGGGGTGA
- a CDS encoding amidohydrolase family protein, with product MTSLLIKNSRVLDVHALTLRTGLSVLVQDGRIAAVGADLEVPEGTATLDAKGMTLMPGLIDCHVHVVASSFNLGTVAKMPNVFTMMRSLPIMKGMLDRGFTTVRDAGGADWSLAEAVRTGLVQGPRIFPAGKALSQTGGHADFRQRNDDLDVCSCAYKLGNIGRVVDGVDACRLAVREEILKGATQIKVMASGGVASPNDPIGNLGYSEAELHAIVEEASNANTYVMAHAYTPRAIARAVRCGVRTIEHGNLVDAPTAEFMAEMGAFMVPTLITYEGLANEGERYGLPAVSIAKIDSVRGQGKQAIEILAKAGVKMGLGSDLLAETHYLQSDELRLRADVLGNGPVLQQATLIGAEILGQQGQLGEVTPGAIADLLLVDGDPLTDITCLLNQGERIRAIAKDGVWVKNTL from the coding sequence ATGACCTCTTTGTTGATTAAAAACAGCCGTGTGCTGGATGTGCATGCCCTGACTTTGCGCACCGGCTTGTCCGTTCTGGTGCAGGACGGCCGCATTGCGGCGGTAGGCGCCGACCTGGAGGTGCCAGAAGGTACAGCCACACTGGACGCAAAGGGCATGACCCTGATGCCTGGCTTGATCGACTGCCACGTGCATGTGGTGGCCTCGTCGTTCAACCTGGGCACGGTGGCCAAGATGCCCAACGTGTTCACCATGATGCGCTCGCTGCCCATCATGAAAGGCATGCTGGACCGGGGCTTCACCACCGTGCGCGATGCGGGCGGCGCCGACTGGTCGCTGGCCGAAGCGGTGCGCACGGGGCTGGTGCAGGGGCCGCGCATCTTCCCGGCGGGCAAGGCGCTGTCGCAAACCGGTGGGCATGCGGACTTTCGTCAGCGCAACGATGACCTGGATGTGTGCTCGTGCGCTTACAAGCTGGGCAACATTGGCCGCGTGGTGGATGGGGTGGATGCCTGCCGCCTGGCGGTGCGCGAAGAGATCCTGAAGGGCGCCACACAGATCAAGGTGATGGCTTCGGGCGGCGTGGCGTCGCCCAACGACCCGATTGGCAACCTGGGCTATTCCGAAGCCGAGTTGCACGCCATCGTGGAAGAGGCATCCAACGCCAATACCTATGTGATGGCCCACGCCTACACGCCGCGCGCCATTGCCCGCGCGGTGCGCTGCGGGGTGCGTACCATTGAGCACGGTAATTTGGTGGATGCCCCCACGGCAGAGTTCATGGCCGAGATGGGCGCTTTCATGGTGCCGACGCTCATCACCTATGAAGGGTTGGCCAACGAGGGCGAGCGTTATGGTTTGCCCGCGGTGTCGATTGCCAAGATCGACTCGGTGCGTGGGCAGGGCAAGCAGGCCATCGAGATTCTGGCCAAGGCAGGCGTAAAAATGGGCCTGGGCAGCGACCTGTTGGCCGAAACGCACTACCTGCAGTCCGACGAGTTGCGCCTGCGCGCCGACGTGCTGGGCAACGGGCCCGTGCTGCAGCAGGCCACGCTGATCGGCGCCGAGATCCTGGGCCAGCAAGGCCAGCTGGGCGAAGTGACGCCTGGTGCCATTGCCGACCTGCTGCTGGTCGATGGCGACCCGCTCACCGACATCACCTGCCTGCTGAACCAGGGCGAGCGCATTCGCGCCATCGCCAAGGACGGCGTGTGGGTCAAGAACACCCTTTGA
- a CDS encoding ABC transporter substrate-binding protein, producing MQRRNFVKLGGAAAALQFLPSIGFSQQGEVFRIGSLTPITGAGSPYGPGMQQAIRLAVDEVNAAGGAGGRKLELFTEDDQTKPDAAVLAAKKLIEVNKVQAVLGTWASGVTLAVMPLTDAAGIIQMNVSGAPAISTLDTKDLVWRFQATNDRFGAAFAEICTKRGFKRPATMAFNNASGLGNVEGFTRVWEKRGGKVAAHVTYEPNRPSYRSELQKILATKPDVIVMGSYLPDTTIILREWFQSGADTKWIIPGWAANPDLVKALGAEVCEGIISVDTVSNEKSASYAQFDAAFTKATGKAASTNIYAAMAYDMVISLALAMEAAGPKATVEQVNAKMRDVSNAPGTAVFTFAEGKAQLAKKAKVNYEGASSKLDFDKAGDVTPDFGVFIIEKGQLVRRDVVSITL from the coding sequence ATGCAACGTAGAAATTTCGTCAAGCTCGGCGGCGCCGCAGCAGCTCTGCAGTTCCTTCCCTCCATCGGGTTCAGCCAGCAGGGCGAGGTGTTTCGCATTGGCTCGCTCACGCCCATCACGGGGGCGGGCAGCCCTTACGGCCCAGGCATGCAACAGGCCATTCGCCTGGCTGTGGACGAGGTCAATGCTGCAGGCGGCGCAGGTGGCCGCAAGCTCGAACTCTTCACCGAAGACGACCAGACCAAGCCTGACGCCGCCGTGCTGGCCGCCAAGAAGCTGATCGAGGTGAACAAGGTGCAGGCGGTGCTGGGCACCTGGGCCTCGGGCGTGACGCTGGCGGTGATGCCGCTGACCGATGCGGCGGGCATCATCCAGATGAACGTGTCGGGCGCACCCGCCATCTCCACGCTGGACACCAAGGACCTGGTGTGGCGCTTTCAGGCCACCAACGACCGTTTTGGCGCGGCGTTTGCCGAGATCTGCACCAAACGCGGCTTCAAGCGACCAGCCACCATGGCGTTCAACAACGCATCCGGTCTGGGCAATGTGGAAGGCTTCACGCGTGTGTGGGAAAAGCGTGGCGGCAAGGTGGCGGCGCATGTCACGTACGAGCCCAACCGCCCCAGCTACCGCAGCGAGCTGCAGAAGATTCTGGCCACCAAGCCCGACGTGATCGTGATGGGCTCGTACCTGCCCGACACCACCATCATCCTGCGCGAATGGTTCCAGTCTGGCGCAGACACCAAGTGGATCATCCCGGGCTGGGCGGCCAACCCCGATCTGGTGAAGGCCCTGGGCGCCGAGGTGTGCGAAGGCATCATCTCGGTGGACACCGTGTCCAACGAAAAGAGCGCGTCTTACGCCCAATTTGATGCCGCCTTTACCAAGGCCACGGGCAAGGCCGCATCCACCAACATCTACGCCGCCATGGCCTACGACATGGTGATCTCGCTGGCCCTGGCCATGGAGGCCGCTGGCCCCAAGGCCACGGTGGAGCAGGTCAATGCCAAGATGCGCGATGTCTCCAACGCCCCCGGCACGGCCGTGTTCACCTTTGCCGAAGGCAAGGCGCAACTGGCCAAGAAAGCCAAGGTGAACTACGAAGGTGCATCGAGCAAACTCGACTTTGACAAGGCGGGCGACGTGACGCCGGACTTTGGCGTGTTCATCATCGAAAAGGGCCAGCTGGTGCGGCGCGACGTGGTGTCCATCACCCTGTGA
- a CDS encoding branched-chain amino acid ABC transporter permease yields MTWIDFVNLLINGLIEGLVVALPALAMTLVMGVNRFPNAATGDMMTTGAYAAVAVQLLGGWPLWAAALGSMVVTALVSAGSYTLIFRKLAGRPMVSSMLAAIGLGFLLRSLIGFFAGHDQRTFDLPLVRAWNFGGIRILPTDLAIAAVAAACLLVVFVLIYRTSFGRQLRAVADSADLARASGIRANGLMLSLWLLVGALSSLGGVLLGMKAVVSPEMGWESLIPAFAAMVLGGIGSPVGAVLGALLLCVAQELAVPLMGPSYKLVLSFVVLALVLLVRPAGIMGRVQLVR; encoded by the coding sequence ATGACCTGGATCGACTTTGTAAACCTACTGATCAATGGATTGATCGAGGGCCTGGTGGTGGCATTGCCCGCCTTGGCCATGACCCTGGTGATGGGCGTCAACCGCTTTCCCAACGCCGCCACGGGCGACATGATGACCACCGGCGCCTACGCGGCCGTGGCGGTGCAGCTGCTGGGCGGCTGGCCGCTGTGGGCGGCGGCGCTGGGCAGCATGGTGGTCACGGCCCTGGTGTCTGCAGGCTCGTACACGCTGATTTTTCGCAAGCTGGCCGGGCGGCCCATGGTGTCGTCCATGCTCGCGGCCATTGGCCTGGGGTTTTTGCTGCGCAGCCTGATCGGCTTTTTTGCCGGGCACGACCAGCGCACGTTTGACCTGCCCCTGGTGCGTGCCTGGAATTTTGGCGGCATCCGCATCCTGCCCACCGACCTGGCAATTGCGGCGGTGGCCGCCGCATGCCTGCTGGTGGTGTTTGTGCTGATCTACCGCACCAGTTTTGGCCGCCAGTTGCGCGCCGTGGCGGACAGTGCCGACCTGGCGCGTGCCAGCGGCATCCGCGCCAACGGGCTGATGCTGAGCCTGTGGTTGCTGGTGGGGGCGCTGTCATCGCTGGGCGGCGTGCTGCTGGGCATGAAGGCCGTGGTCAGCCCCGAGATGGGGTGGGAGAGCCTGATCCCCGCGTTTGCCGCCATGGTGCTGGGTGGCATCGGTAGCCCGGTGGGTGCGGTGTTGGGTGCGCTGCTGCTGTGTGTGGCGCAAGAGCTGGCGGTGCCGCTGATGGGGCCGTCGTACAAGCTGGTGCTGTCGTTTGTGGTGCTGGCGCTGGTGCTGCTGGTGCGCCCGGCGGGCATCATGGGCCGCGTGCAACTGGTGCGGTAA
- a CDS encoding branched-chain amino acid ABC transporter permease yields MIAYLCAIGIVALIYCLLALGLNLQFGLTRLVNFGVVAFFAVGAYTSGLLALQGVPLVLCFVAAGVLAGVLALPIGLLSLRLRDDYLAIVTLGFSEAVRISIQQESWLTKGVQGLPGLPKLFASWGSGTSDMAIFVTLLAVVAVVAWGTVRLAASPFGRLLKAIGDDEPALSALGKDPAWFKVQVFMLGAALAGLAGAFYAHFITFITPEQFIPLITFYVWMGLVMGGSGTVRGAVFGSLLLMVFLEGSRFAKDWVPGVSEVGMASLRLAAVGLALILVTLYKPNGLFGGKSQ; encoded by the coding sequence ATGATTGCTTATCTGTGTGCCATTGGCATTGTTGCCCTTATCTATTGCTTGCTCGCGCTGGGCCTGAACCTGCAGTTCGGCCTGACCCGGCTGGTCAACTTTGGCGTCGTGGCGTTCTTTGCCGTGGGCGCCTACACCTCGGGCCTGCTGGCGCTGCAAGGCGTGCCGCTGGTGCTGTGCTTTGTGGCGGCTGGCGTGCTCGCTGGTGTGCTGGCGCTGCCCATCGGCTTGCTGTCGCTGCGGCTGCGGGATGACTACCTGGCCATCGTCACGCTGGGTTTTTCTGAGGCGGTGCGCATCTCCATCCAGCAAGAGAGCTGGTTGACCAAAGGCGTGCAGGGCTTGCCTGGTCTGCCCAAGCTGTTTGCGTCCTGGGGCAGTGGCACGTCGGACATGGCGATCTTTGTCACGCTGCTGGCGGTGGTTGCGGTGGTGGCATGGGGCACGGTGCGCCTGGCGGCCAGCCCGTTTGGGCGCCTGCTCAAGGCCATTGGGGACGATGAGCCCGCACTGTCGGCCCTGGGCAAGGACCCGGCCTGGTTCAAGGTGCAGGTGTTCATGCTGGGGGCTGCGCTGGCCGGGCTGGCTGGCGCGTTCTATGCCCACTTCATCACCTTCATCACGCCCGAGCAGTTCATCCCGCTCATCACGTTTTATGTGTGGATGGGCCTCGTGATGGGCGGCTCGGGCACCGTGCGCGGCGCGGTGTTTGGATCGCTGCTGCTGATGGTGTTTCTGGAGGGCTCGCGTTTTGCCAAGGACTGGGTGCCGGGTGTGTCGGAGGTTGGCATGGCCAGCCTGCGCCTGGCGGCGGTGGGCCTGGCGCTGATCCTGGTCACCTTGTACAAGCCCAACGGCCTGTTTGGAGGCAAATCCCAATGA
- a CDS encoding ABC transporter ATP-binding protein, with protein MTATTMLKVGAVTRQFGGFKAVDGVSLQLAAGEILGIAGTNGAGKSTLFAAIAGQQPADAGQIHFEGQDITRMPPYRRARLGLVRTFQIPREFKSLTVHENLMAAAANPQGERLLNAFFQTRARREHEAQLSIKADRILQFLNLARVRDVKAGGLSGGQKKLVELGRVLMLDPRCILLDEPFAGVNPVLIEEICDRVRELNGQGIAFIVIEHHLQALKSLSNRMIVMDRGSILAEGDPHTVLDDPRVQEAYMGGVV; from the coding sequence ATGACTGCAACAACGATGCTGAAGGTGGGCGCCGTCACGCGGCAGTTTGGGGGCTTTAAAGCGGTGGACGGGGTGTCACTGCAACTGGCCGCGGGCGAGATTCTCGGCATTGCAGGCACCAACGGTGCGGGCAAGAGCACGCTGTTTGCGGCCATTGCCGGACAGCAGCCCGCGGATGCGGGGCAGATCCACTTTGAGGGACAGGACATCACCCGCATGCCCCCATATCGCCGGGCCCGGCTGGGGCTGGTGCGCACGTTCCAGATTCCGCGGGAGTTCAAGAGCCTGACGGTGCACGAAAACCTGATGGCTGCCGCTGCCAACCCGCAGGGAGAGCGGCTGCTGAACGCCTTCTTCCAGACCCGCGCCCGCCGCGAGCATGAGGCACAGCTCTCCATCAAGGCAGACCGCATCCTGCAGTTTTTGAACCTGGCGCGGGTGCGCGATGTGAAGGCGGGTGGCCTCTCGGGTGGGCAAAAGAAGCTGGTGGAGCTGGGCCGGGTGCTGATGCTGGACCCGCGCTGCATCTTGCTGGACGAGCCGTTTGCCGGGGTCAACCCGGTGCTGATCGAAGAGATTTGCGACCGCGTGCGCGAGCTGAACGGGCAGGGCATCGCGTTCATCGTGATCGAGCACCACCTGCAGGCGCTCAAGTCGCTGTCGAACCGCATGATCGTGATGGACCGGGGCAGCATCCTGGCCGAGGGCGACCCGCACACCGTGCTGGACGACCCACGTGTGCAGGAAGCCTATATGGGAGGGGTGGTATGA
- a CDS encoding ABC transporter ATP-binding protein, with translation MSGADNLLQIAQLRGGYSEVDIIHGIDLAVAPGEIVTIAGTNGAGKSTLVKALLGLLPRVAGTIHLGGRDITALSAEDRFDAGLAYVPQVANVFPSLTVRENLQVVRGVKHLKQRMDEVLADFPALVERLPQPASNLSGGERQQLAFARALMPSPRIMVLDEPTAALAPSLVGKVFDMVQKLPAAGVAVLMVEQRARQALQISQQGYILDQGRCVLQGPAQGLLADERMAQLYLGNH, from the coding sequence ATGAGCGGCGCAGACAACTTGCTGCAGATCGCGCAGTTGCGCGGCGGGTATTCCGAGGTGGACATCATTCACGGCATCGATCTGGCCGTGGCGCCGGGCGAGATCGTGACCATTGCGGGCACCAACGGTGCGGGCAAGTCGACCCTGGTCAAGGCGCTGCTGGGCTTGCTGCCGCGTGTGGCAGGCACCATCCACCTGGGCGGACGCGACATCACGGCCTTGTCGGCGGAAGACCGCTTTGATGCCGGGCTGGCCTACGTGCCGCAGGTGGCGAACGTGTTCCCATCTCTCACCGTGCGTGAGAACCTGCAGGTGGTGCGGGGAGTGAAGCACCTCAAGCAGCGCATGGACGAGGTGCTGGCGGACTTTCCGGCGCTGGTGGAGCGCTTGCCGCAGCCCGCCAGCAACCTCTCGGGCGGCGAGCGCCAGCAACTGGCCTTTGCGCGGGCCCTCATGCCGTCGCCCCGCATCATGGTGCTCGATGAGCCCACGGCAGCGCTGGCGCCGTCCCTGGTGGGCAAGGTGTTCGACATGGTGCAAAAGCTGCCCGCCGCAGGCGTGGCGGTGCTGATGGTGGAGCAGCGCGCACGCCAGGCGCTGCAGATCAGCCAGCAGGGCTACATCCTGGACCAGGGTCGTTGCGTGTTGCAGGGCCCGGCGCAGGGTCTGCTGGCCGATGAGCGGATGGCGCAGCTTTACCTGGGCAACCACTGA
- a CDS encoding universal stress protein, giving the protein MYKRILIATDGSPLSDKAVEHGLSLAALTGATVVALKVVPRYPRSYFEGGMPVDMNDVKRIEAQWGDSAQAMVDGVKAQGGAQGVTVKAVVAKSDLVAEAVIAAAKKHKCDLIVMASHGRKGIKRLLLGSETQHVLTHSHIPVLVLR; this is encoded by the coding sequence ATGTACAAACGCATCCTGATCGCCACAGACGGATCCCCTCTGTCAGACAAAGCGGTGGAACATGGCCTGTCGCTGGCCGCATTGACCGGCGCTACCGTGGTCGCCCTCAAGGTGGTGCCCCGCTATCCCCGCAGCTACTTTGAAGGCGGCATGCCGGTGGACATGAACGATGTCAAACGCATCGAAGCCCAATGGGGCGATTCCGCACAGGCCATGGTTGATGGCGTGAAGGCCCAGGGCGGCGCGCAAGGCGTGACCGTGAAGGCCGTGGTCGCCAAGTCCGACCTGGTGGCCGAGGCCGTGATCGCAGCCGCCAAGAAGCACAAGTGCGATTTGATCGTGATGGCCTCGCACGGCCGCAAGGGCATCAAGCGCTTGCTGCTGGGCAGCGAAACCCAGCATGTGCTGACGCATTCGCACATCCCGGTACTGGTGCTTCGTTAA